The sequence agttaaatgacttgcacataataagtattGGAGGCAGGATTTACACCTAGACTTTCCTGACTTTATTGTACCATCTGCTTGCCTACAAGTAGGTACCTGGAAAAATCATGACCAAAGATAAAGATTTGGATTATGTGATTGAGATAATCATGAAAGGCATGAGAGTAGAAGAGATAATGGAGGGAATCTCAGGAAAAATACATGTAATCAGTCAGGAATCCACAATTCTAGTGACCAAAACCTTTCCTCACTCCCCCCCAAGTAGGACAACCCTAGTGTTCCCACTTCTACCTATGATATGATGAAAataacactgaatttggaatcaagaaatgtgggttcaaatcttaatTCCATTATCAATTACTTTGTAGCCTTGATAATAAAGGTTACCCTCaaatggcctcagtttcttcaatgtataaaatgaaggactAGATGGACTAGATTccaactttaaaaatatgatccaTGATCCCATGATTTACTTGTAAAGGAAGGTAAGTCAAGGATCAgacccagaagaaaaaaatccatccaACAAAGAGAAGGTTGAAGCTACCTTTGACCAGTGTGCTGGTCAAGGCTTTCATAAAGAACTCTGAATCAGGACAGAAGATATGATTTTTCCATCCCAGAAGTTATGATTTTTCCATCCAAAAACAAATTCCAAAAACTCTTGAGGGAAGAAGATAGCTTTGTTTCCAGAGACTAattagggtttgtttttttttgttttgttttgttttttatctagaGAATAAGAGACCTCATCTTGTCCTATCCCCGAACTAAACTGAATTGTCCCCAGTTTAACTTTAACTATACTTGCCCTTGGCCAAACCTTGGACATAACCTGATTCTCTAGCCTGGTTTCCAAAAGCCCCTCCTCCCACAGCTCTAACATGAAGAGCCCACTATAAATTAAAGCCCATCCTTATTCTCCCTAGGAGATGGGAAATAGTTAGGAATGTTTCCTCTCAGGTTGCTTTTGGAGAAACTAGGGCACAGCAGGGGAAAGGGATTTGACAAccaatgggggtgggggtgggagcaCAGAAAGGcaagggggagggggagtaaAAAGCCAGTCCTTTCCACTAGATGGCAGTACATCCTAAAAATAAGTGTTCAATCGGACTCGACCATAGAATAAAACGTCCAATGTGTGTTTGGCACTGTGATCTGATCTTTCCCttgtttcctatttaaaaaaccTCCCCAAAATCCCAAGGTCAAAATGTTTCACCTGTGGGCAAGCAGTCTCACAATACATTTTATATTGATATGGTGAGGCAGGATTTATtagaataaatgaggaaaaaggaaaaaaaaaaaacagagtgaaGTGCCTTGTGTTCAAGGTCACACTGAGAGTCAATAGTCTGGCAGGACCAGGAGCTAGGTCTCCTAACTGAGCTCATAGCTAACTGAAAGCACCCTCCCtaattgtccttttttcttttcctgcttagagaaaggagcaaagaaataaatggagacagagaagggaagagtTTTCCCCAAAATGGCATTGCCATGCAAGCCACCGAGTCCTAGTGGTGTCTAGATTCTGCCCCTAGCTACATgggtgacattggacaagtcacttaatctcttgggactgtttcctatctgtaaaatgcagactTAGGGCATTTCTGGGGTCCTTTCTTagtctaaaattctatgattcatcCCCACACTCACTTGACAGCAGTGGCAAGGCGCAGGGGCCGGACACCAGGTGTTGCAAAGCGCAGAGTGTTCATGTAAGCCACATGCTGCAGGGCATGATTGAAGGTCTCCACGTCATCTCCCTCCAGGGTGAGTAGCGACTGCGAGGGATTCACGTGGACCTGGGCCCCAGACACAGACATAGccgtgagcaggaccaggggcaGGAAAAGGAGGGGCCAGATAGGACAGGGGGCAGGAAGACATGCTAGGCAGGTGAAGGAAGGCCTGTACCTTCATGCCTTTGCCCAGGCTCTCGAAGTCCCTATAGTCCAGCCCCTCCCGACATGCATAGAGGCATTCGATAACCTCACGGCTCTCCAAGCGGCCTGAGCGCACGCTGAAACCAGCCAGGTAGCCATGGAAGTAGTGATGAATCGGCAGAGGGTCTCCTAGGGCAGGAACATAGGAGCAGGAGCAGatgagggagataaaaagagagaggaaagggagaagtggagagaaaggaagaggaagacaaaggaaaagggcaaaatggaggagagaaaaggacaaaaaggggacatgggagagggaaggaagaaggaaaagggatcaGGAAAAAAGATGCAAAGATACAGAGGGACTACAactagaagggaaataataaattacCAAAAGCCAAAGGAGAAGCAATAGGACCAAATGACAAGTCCAATGGAGCAAGAACAAGGAAATCAGactgagaaggagagaagagggaagggaaggagtcTAAAGGTCTGCCAAGACACAGTCCAGTTCCCAAGCCAGGCTGAGCACCTCCCTTCCTACACAGCTCAGCAAGACTACTCAGGATTGTGTTAGCTTCCAAAGATGCTCAGATTCACCACCAACTCTTCCTCCTCTACCTGGCACCTCTGCCCCAATCAATGTCAGGCTAATCAGAAGACCAGCTTACCTGCTTCTGTGGAGGTACACCACAGAGATCAATGAACCCTGCACTGCTATCTTTGTTTAGATCATGCTCCCCTAGAAAGGGATGGAGTAGTGCCTAAAGGGGCTAGAGAAGACATGGGGAAAGAAGTAGACATTGTTCCAGTTGCCCAGTGAAAACTTGCACATACCATACCTTGGTTCACATCTGTGCTGTTgtctccccctttttccttctctttgcttttttcctctgcAAGGAAGAGAGCCTGTGAGCTCAGGGTGGTAACAATAGATGAaccaaaagaaatgaaggagaggTCCTGTCCTTCTGTATCCAGAATCCTAGCCCCAACCACATCCTACTTAGGAATCTCTGGACAGCTTCCAAATTGAACCCCCCACCCACTACTCAACGCCAATGCCTCAGACCTCATTGTGACCTGATGAAATTTCAAATGTGATGCTCTGGAATCCACATCCTCAAGtaagaaaagtaaaaggagaaaagcTTTATGATGGTTTCTGAAAGGTCCTTCTCCAAAGGAGATTCTCTTCTTCATTTACACTAATGATAGAGCAAGGACCAAGCAGGCAAAAATTATAGGAGGATTCAAGTGAGGTATTAGGAAGACTTTTCTAGCAGTCTGAGATGCTGATCAATTTCCATGGCTATAGAATCTCCTTCTCTGGAGTTCTTTAAATAaaggagatttttgtttttctgagctCAGAGTTTGTTTGCTCAGATGTAAGGGGATGCATGAGATACCTTCTGTCAACCCAGCAAGTACAGACTACTGTTTCCCTATCTCTTTTCATTAAGCCTAATTCACTGATCCCCACTCCTGGTGATCCTCATCTTGGTTTTGTCCTTGAGTGGCTTCTGGATTGGGGTAAGGATACAGTAGGACTCACCAGTCCAGCAGGCTCCAATCATGAGGGCAGGCTCTTGGCGAGGTGGGTGGATGAGGCCGTTGTCATGGATGAGAGCAGGGTCAAAAGAAATTCCATCTACGTAGAGTGTGACTGTGGGGAATTCAAGGTTCAGGGCATAGTGGTGCCATTCATCATCACAGACCTGGAAGAGGTTAACAGAGCCAGAAAATGAATTAAGGCAGAACCATCCTCCCTAGTTAGTCTCTAAGGAAATCTCAATAGCAACAATCCCTGCCTTCTGGGTAAGGAGGGAGACCTTAATTCTCAGTGATCGCCCTTTAACATCAAGTtggtattaaatatatatatatatatatatatttctggtaCCCAGGTATCACAGTGCTTGAGTTTCTACCAGTAGAGATTTCTTCTTTTAAGTATTGTCCATTCCAAGTAAGTATGAGTTCTTATATCATAAAAGTACTGACCACTGGGGTGTCAAAGggcaaggaagaaggaggaagaaaatggggaaaccTTAAAGACAAACTATCTCTTTCATACTTTATAGTTCTGACTGCATCTGGAATCAAAAGGCAGAGAGACTGAAAGATGGAGAAGGGCAGAGGTGGCAATACAAAACCTTTGAGAGattaagaaaggagaaatagCATTCCCTATTCTCAGCCAAAGGGGAGACATGAAAAAACTCTAATTTATCCAAGGACTGAGAATCTAATTTCTAGATTATCAAggctttttgctttccttccaaAATCTGCCCATTTTTCACAGGTGACTATTTAGCCACTTGACCAACCTATACATAAGAACTAtcaaaggagggggaaaaaatagattcAGCTGCTTCTTGTGGTCAGCTACAGATAGATTGGTTGAAAATGGCTCTTGGCTCTAATTAGCTTTTAAATATATCcactgattttaaaattatacatggTCTTTGTCACTTATAGTCATAGACGATCAAAGGTCAGTTGTCTGAGAGCTATATATAGAAAGAATTAAGACTCATTTGAGGTTAATGGTAATCTACTCTCTACTACCTCTCAATACAGGAAGGCTTTCTGCAGGAGTCAGTCTATctaagaagaaaacaagagagaatGGTGACTGTATATAAACTTCTATAAGCAGAAGATGCAGCATTGGAAGAAATGGATGGGAAATAGGGGGTGAAGAGCATTTCTTTCACAAATTTTTCCTGCTCATCGAGTGTCTCCAGAAGTATGAATTTTCTATTGTGCCATCCTCACCTGCTCCAACTTCCAGAGGAACTTGACGGGACGGGCACTTTCCAACAAAGGCCAATAAAGGAAAGCAATTCGGCAGCCGTGAACTGTCAGCCAGTAGTGAGAGAAGCCATCCTCTGTGAGGTGAGGTGAGAGACAGATTTCAGACACCAAGACTCGAGACAAGAGTAAGTtaagataaaaggagagagtagACATTTGAATCCTCTCCAGGTCAGTAACCAAACTAAAGGAAATATTTTGTCTGCCGGGTGGTGAAAGAGTAAAAAGGCAGATGTATATTTATTCCTAAAGACATTCCATTATAATAATGAAGGAAAGGGTAGAGTCAGCCCATACTGGAGGAGGAAActaagagtgaaaaaaaaaaattaaattctactaTCTGCTCATTCATTTACCCATTTAGCTtctgttgttatttagttgttttttcagtcatgtgtgactcttgcatttggggttttcttgacagaaattctggagtggtttggcatttccttctctagctcattttatagatgagataattAAGTCAAACAGGGTTCAGGGACTTGCcaatagtcacatagctagtaagtgtctgaagttagatgtgaattcaagaaaatgaatcttcctgattccataccCAGCACTCTTATCCATCATGCTACTAATTCAGCTAACATTGATTAAATATCTTTATGTACAAAATATTGGGCTAAGAAGTGCTTTGGGAAGGATGGTACCTACCTATATGTTGATAAAGGTGAACATTTCAATGTATTGCACGATTATTTGTCTCTCTACCTACATTTATAGATAGAGATGGATTGTATATTTATTGAGTTAGAAAGGACTTgaaaaacccttcattttatggataagaaaatcaaggccagggcaactaggtggcacagtggatagagcacaagccctgaactcaggaggtcctgagttcaaatctggcctcagatacttaacactttctagctgtgtaacctttaagaaataaagaaagaaagaaaaaaaagaaataaggaaggaaggaaggaaggaaggaaagaaggaaggaaggaaggaagaaagaaaggaaggaaggaaaaaaagaatatcaaggcCCAGAGAGTTCAGTAACTTGTTGATTTCTCAGTCAACTTACTACAAAGCAAGATCTAGAACCTCTGCCTCTGGTTTGATGCTCACCATTCTGGACAGTGTTGCACACAATggtttcctcctctttcttgCCCTTGCTAGGGGTCACTCCATGTTTCATCCAGAAGGACAAAGTGAAATGGTCACTGAGGCCATCTTGGGAGCCAGACCCAATCCCACCACCACTGCCCAAGGGAACTTGAACAGCCTGGGTACCATTGAACCAGTAGATGAGGCTACTGTCCTGGCTGTAGTGCACAGAGAGCCCTGCTGTCCAGTTAGCGTTGGGGCCAGGCATGGGGAGCAGATCCACCTCCCCTGTGGCAGCACCTGTAGGATCCCCACCCACCCCCAGAAAGATAATTATTAGAACCAAGTTGTGAACTGAGTTGACTTGAGATAATTCTGATATTAGAGAGTGGAACGAAGAAAAGCTTTAAGTAGCTTTTCCAGCCTGCCTTACTATAGTCATCATCCTGCTCTTTTAAGGCCATCTCCACCCAAAAGCTTCCCCAGCCTTCCCAGCTTCTGCAATCCCTGCTTGCCTTCAACACACTTCAGCCACTGGCGTGTTGTATTAGAATTGCCTCTATCAATATGTCCTTCTCTCCCATCTCAACTTTTTAAGAATAGGGAGTAAATCTAATCTTTCCTGTATCCCAAGCACCTAAAATCTATGAATGGATACTTAGCACGAACTTATTGACCCCTAATGGATGATTCAAGGAAGGATTTTTAGGAAGAAGGAAACAAGGTCAAGGGGTACTGAGGAAGAGCAAAAGAACATGACAgggttggggtggggaagggggcaCACCACAAAGTTTTCGAAGGGCCCTTTCTGAATAGTTGTCCCGATCACAGCCCTTGGCCACATGACTGGTCTGCAACTCAATAGTGGCCTGGATGTTCCACAGCGGCTCATCACAGGTTTCTAGACGGATGCCAGGAAATAAGGCCAGACTCCCAGCTCCGGGTGCATACTCAATTCTTTTGCTCCAGCCTATAGGGAATAGGGAGCAAAGGAAAGTAAGACATTTCACCCAAATTTGCCCTCCTATTTCCAATTTCCCACAGCCATGTCCTCATATGCCATGGACTGCACCTTAGTCCATGGTTGGCCTGCTCAGTCCATATATAATACTGCAAAATCCCAGGCTATTGCCATTTATGCTTTTTGTCCCTCTACTTGCGTGTCAGGCTTCCCCAATGTGAACATCATGAAAGCTCAGAGATGGGCAAAGTGAGCCAAATATTAAATTTACTTCATTCAAGTTAGGATGTAGGGCCAAAGGATTATGATAAGGTCTAAGTTGCTCACCTTGCCAGCTGGGCTTGCATGTGGGCTTCACTTGGATCTCTACCTCAGCATCATCGGCTGCCCTTTTCTTCCCACAGTCATATGCTGTCACTGTGAATTTATAGAGCTTCTCCCCACTGTATTGCAATTTCTCTGTGTTCTCAATGTTTCCTagaagataagaaggaagaaaggcaagaaagaaaaagagaaagagggaaaaggaaagagggaggggagcaagaagaagggaaagggagagaggaaggacgTTGAGAGGagatgaaagaggaagaagaaagggacaggatgagaggaggaggaggaggagaaaaaaaagaaagaggagagaaggagaagaaagggacaaagaagaaagaaaaagagagagagagagcaatggactcaataatgaagaataaattgcATGATAGGAAATTGTCTAGGAAGATAGAGAATGGAAAATGGAACCTGGGGTAAGCAAGGAATTTTGATCCATTTGAGAGATCTGAGGGACAAGGATAGAAGTAGGGATGAACTCACCATCGTTGTCAATGAGAAAAGGAGTGTTGGGGGTGAGAATCTCATAATAGCAGATCTGACTGTATTGTGGGGAACAGTCACCATCAATAGCCTCCACTCTTAAAATTCGGTCATACAACTTCCCCTCTGTCACTGATGCCCGGTACAGCCGCTCCACAAACACTGGGGCAAACTCATTTACATCATTTACTCTCACATGCACAGTTGCCCTGTTCATaccagagaaaggagaagggttAGCATTGCCCCAACATCCAGAGAATGAAGGGTGCAAAATCTTGGACCAGAGAAGGAAAGTTATAGAACAGAACTGCATCAAAGCAGTTTTGGGCCTGTAGTAGGATAATATTCATTCCCCACCCGATCTCTAAGTGTCCAGTCTGTGTTACCATAACCCTTAGTCAGACTCTATTGTAAAGAGCATGAGCCCAAATGGAACAGATGCCCAAGGGAAGAAGTGAAGCACCCACCTCAGGGGAAGGGGTTAAACGGTTTCCTAAGAGATGAGGTACTTAGCCTCACAAGGGGATCATGGAGAATCTGGGCTCCTAATATGAGGCTGGAGATGCCAGACAATGAACTGGAAAGAATTAAGAGTTCTCCTAAGGCTTCAAAGCATTTGTTCTCATGAAGAGTTGATAGTGAGATAgcatagtaaatagagtgctgggtaCAAAATCAgcaagactcattttcatgagttcaaatctaacttgagacacttactagctctgtgactctgtttgcctcagttttctcatctggagaaagaaatggcaaaccagtatctgctaagaaaaccccaaaaggaatcatgaaaactcagacatgactaaacaacaagagTTGACAATCAAGTAACTCCATCAGGAAAAGTGTGatataaaaccaagaataaaatccaaagtgaaaaaagtaaaactaaCTATAAAAAGTGATgggaaatgtatatatgtatatatacatattagggAAATGTGCTgtataatgtgtatgtatatatatatatatatatatatatatatatatatatatatatatatattatatgtatgggGGAAAATGTCAGTAGGTCATGTATTATAGATCTGTGTGCTTTGCATGTATAAAGTATATAGTCTATGGGACATTTGTGCCTATGACTGGAAGCTTTTGAGGACAAGGACCATGTATATCACCAAATGTTCTGATCATCTGTCATTATTGTGAATATCTCACATTCACTGAATAGAAGTCGTATGGAGGTGTGCTAGCTTAAGCAAGGAATCAATATGATTTCAGGAGAAGGGACAGAAGAGGGCTCTAGTAGTAAAGTGAAAGGCTCCCTCACTTGTGAGATTTCTTGGTATTGGCTCCATCTGGACCTTCGCCACAGTCATAAGCCTGAATTGTGAAGCTGTGCTCTTTCTGAGCTTCACAGTCCACTGGTTCCTTGGCTCGGATCAACCCTTCTCCAGTcgccttgtccaggatcacagccTCAAAGGGAACCCCAGCCCCATGCAGTCGGAACCCACAGATTTCACCtggtcagaaaagaaaaaggaaagctgtATTATTCCCATCAGCTTCTTCTCTAGCTTACCCCTCCTACTTTTAAGCTCTGTGACCAGATCTTTATAATTCTagtcctttctcccctcctcatgTTAACAAGAACCCAGTCCCCTTCTTCCTGGGCTTCCACAATGGAGATCTTCATCAGTCATACTGTCTCCAACCCTACCTATGCCCTTCCCTCTAATCCCCCTTTCTCCTGCTTTTTCCTTAAGTTCCCCTTTCCTTTGCCTCTATTCCCTCATCTTTAAGTTCTCCTATTCTATTCCTTctactccctctctcctttccccccccccaatgccTTTCAGTTTCCCCCATATATATTCCTATGTCTGTTTCTGCTCTTCCTTGTCTCTGCCTAGCCCACCCCTGCTTTTCCCCCCATTACCAGCATAACGAAGAGGAGCATCCTTGTCAAGGGCAAAGAGCGGTGGATTGAGTAGGACAGTGTTGTCATTCTCCATAACAATGCCCTGGTATTCTGCTTCAATCCATGGTTTGTGTTTGTTGGCTGACACCCCAGGGAACAGAGAGGAAGACCATGTGAGTCAAGACCCCTGTTCTATGAACAACCCTTCTAGACCCAGGCTTTGGCTACCCTTAACCAccttcttcccccactcccagCCCTTGCCTCTATTGTCAACCCTCTATATTGgcaaatataatcttttttagagctggaaagggaccTTGAAGTCCATTTAattcatcttttatcatttttctcctaAGAAAGCTGAAGACcagagagattaattgatttcTATAGAGTCAAACAAGTAATAAGTAGCAAAGGCAGTATTCTAATCctatccagtgctctttccattatactattaTATCCTGCTGGAAGGGCACCAGCCCAGCCCCAGAGAATGGAGTGAGGACATGACAATAACTATGGAGGTGAAGGGCAGAACATATAATctgttctttctatttccatgGCAACCATCTATACATTGGAGACCCAAAGTCTGCTCTGAATACCAGGGACAAGAAAATGGGGGACTCATCTCTATAAGACATCTCAGATCCTTGGGAGAGTAGCAGGGAGGGGGTAGATGGGATAAGGAACACCAGGAATTATGAAAAAGCTCTGAAAAGAGCATAAGGAGAA comes from Sarcophilus harrisii chromosome 5, mSarHar1.11, whole genome shotgun sequence and encodes:
- the CLSTN3 gene encoding calsyntenin-3, with protein sequence MAPLLLPLLLTSLLPTSFCNKANKHKPWIEAEYQGIVMENDNTVLLNPPLFALDKDAPLRYAGEICGFRLHGAGVPFEAVILDKATGEGLIRAKEPVDCEAQKEHSFTIQAYDCGEGPDGANTKKSHKATVHVRVNDVNEFAPVFVERLYRASVTEGKLYDRILRVEAIDGDCSPQYSQICYYEILTPNTPFLIDNDGNIENTEKLQYSGEKLYKFTVTAYDCGKKRAADDAEVEIQVKPTCKPSWQGWSKRIEYAPGAGSLALFPGIRLETCDEPLWNIQATIELQTSHVAKGCDRDNYSERALRKLCGAATGEVDLLPMPGPNANWTAGLSVHYSQDSSLIYWFNGTQAVQVPLGSGGGIGSGSQDGLSDHFTLSFWMKHGVTPSKGKKEEETIVCNTVQNEDGFSHYWLTVHGCRIAFLYWPLLESARPVKFLWKLEQVCDDEWHHYALNLEFPTVTLYVDGISFDPALIHDNGLIHPPRQEPALMIGACWTEEKSKEKEKGGDNSTDVNQGDPLPIHHYFHGYLAGFSVRSGRLESREVIECLYACREGLDYRDFESLGKGMKVHVNPSQSLLTLEGDDVETFNHALQHVAYMNTLRFATPGVRPLRLATAVKCFSEESCVSIPDVEGYVVVLQPDAPQILLSGMTHLAHPAVDFEGPEGVPLFPELQITCSISHQVETKKDESWQGTVTDTRMSDEIVHNLDGCEISLVGDDLDPERESLLLDAASLQQRGLEISNTSAYITISGVESITVYEEVLRQTRYKLQHGAALYARKFRLSCSEMNGRYSSNEFIVEANVLHSMNRAAYPSHVLSSQQFLHHGHQPPAEMAGHSIASAHQNSMVPSAATLIIVVCVGFLALMVVLGLVRIHSLHQRVSGVGGSPGASDDPKDPDLFWDDSALTIIVNPMESYQNRQACVAGAAGGQQEDEDSSDSEAADSPTNDERCIIESAPHRY